The genomic window AAGCTTGGTGTTGCTAGAAGTTGTCGTAATTATTGCTCTGTCTCGACTGATGGGTTTTGCTTGTCGAAGTATCAAGCAACCCCTGGTGATTGGAGAAATCATCGCTGGGATTATGTTGGGACCTTCCCTATTTGGCTTAATTGCTCCAGAGTTAGCCGCTAGTTTGTTTCCTTTGCAAACCCTCCCTGCTTTAAACGTACTATCTCAAGTAGGGTTGATTTTTTTCATGTTTTTGATCGGGTTGGAGCTAGATCCGAAATACTTGAAAGGCAACATAGAAATTGCGATGTTAGCTTCTCACGTCTCAATTTTAGCGCCTTTTGCCTTAGCAACTGTTAGTTCTTTAATTTTATATCCCTTAGTCTCTAACGCTACTGTTTCTTTTACCGCTTTTGCTTTGTTTCTCGGCTCGGCACTGTCGATTACTGCTTTTCCAGTCTTATCGCGGATTATCACCGAAAATAACTTACAAACTACTAGGCTGGGAGCTTTAGCCTTAACTTGTGCGGCTGTCGATGATGTCACTGCTTGGTGTTTGTTAGCACTGGCTATAGCTGTGACTCGGAGTAATAGCTTTATCGGTGCATTACCCACAATCGGTCTTTCGTTGCTCTATATTGGTTTGATGTTGACTGTGGGACGTTGGTTCCTACAACGGTTTTCTAAGCTCTACAAACGGACTGGAAGGCTCAATCAGTTCGCTTTAGCGGCTATCTACATGGGGGTAGTGGTTTCTGCACTGATTACTGATATTATCGGTATCCATTTGATTTTCGGCGCTTTTTTAATTGGTGCAATTATGCCCAAAGAGCCAGGATTAGTCAGGGAAATAGCCCAAAAAACTGAGGATTTTGTTTTAATATTTCTGTTGCCAATATTCTTTGCTTATAGCGGTCTTAAAACTCAAGTTGGATTGCTCAATCAGCCAGATTTATGGTTATTGTGTGCCTTAGTCTTAGCAGTAGCAATCTTTGGGAAATATGTCGGTACATATATTGCTGCTCGTGTTTCTGGGATTGATAAGCGAGAAGCATCCGCTTTGGGATGGTTGATGAATACTCGCGGGTTGACGGAACTGATTGTCTTAAATATTGGTTTAGATTTAGGGGTGATTTCGCCGTTATTGTTCACTATGTTGGTCATTATGGCGTTAGTAACTACTTTTATGACTTCACCCTTATTAGAATGGACGTATCCCAAACGTTTGATTAAGTTGGATACTGTGGGTGAGGAAGTCGTGAGGGAAGCGACAGCACCCATTAAGCCAACTTATCGGATTATCGTACCCGTAGCCAATCCCAGAACTCAAAAAGGATTACTGCAATTAGCTGGAGCTATAGCTGGAACTAAACTCCAACCAGCCATAGTTTATCCCCTCAGTTTGATTGAATTAGAAGAAGCCTATCTATTTAAAACTACTCCAGGGGAAGCTGACAGGTTAATTACTCAACAAACACAAGGGTTATCGGAATTAATTTCTACCTTAGAACCGCCATCAATTCGCACTATTATGTCGCCTATTGTGCAGGTGAGTAGTGATGTGGTCAGGGCAATTGGAGAAATTACTCGCCAAAATCCCACAGATTTGGTACTTTTAGGGTGGCACAGACCCATATTTGACCAAAATCGTTTGGGGGGAAGAGTTGGTCAAATTCTCACTCAAGCTAAAGTTGACGTAGCAGTGTTTGTAGATCGAAGGCTCAATCGGGTACAAAGGATTTTAGTTCCTTACGCCAATAGTATTCACGATGACTTGGGTTTAGAACTGGCGATTCGCCTGTTGGTAGACGATGAGTCGCGCCAACTGCAAATCTTACAAGTCACTTTACCAGGAGAAAGCGCTTCGGAATTAAGTGCAGAAGTGGAAAGTTTTTGGGAAGAATTACCGATAAATGTGCGCGATCGCGTACAGTTTCCGATAATTGAAGCTACAGATCCCATTAAAGCACTAATTGAAGCCTCAGCAGGGGTAGATTTGACTATTGCTGGTACGAGTCGTAGTTGGGGAATTGAACGTCAAACACTGGGCAGATACACTGATAGACTGGCGGTTGAATGCCATTCTTCCCTATTAATTACTCGTCGTTACAGTCAAGTCACTTCTCATATGGCTTCAGTGTTAGCTAGTGAGACAGCACAGAAAGATCTAGAACAAGTTACA from Merismopedia glauca CCAP 1448/3 includes these protein-coding regions:
- a CDS encoding cation:proton antiporter domain-containing protein, with translation MHLDNVSLVLLEVVVIIALSRLMGFACRSIKQPLVIGEIIAGIMLGPSLFGLIAPELAASLFPLQTLPALNVLSQVGLIFFMFLIGLELDPKYLKGNIEIAMLASHVSILAPFALATVSSLILYPLVSNATVSFTAFALFLGSALSITAFPVLSRIITENNLQTTRLGALALTCAAVDDVTAWCLLALAIAVTRSNSFIGALPTIGLSLLYIGLMLTVGRWFLQRFSKLYKRTGRLNQFALAAIYMGVVVSALITDIIGIHLIFGAFLIGAIMPKEPGLVREIAQKTEDFVLIFLLPIFFAYSGLKTQVGLLNQPDLWLLCALVLAVAIFGKYVGTYIAARVSGIDKREASALGWLMNTRGLTELIVLNIGLDLGVISPLLFTMLVIMALVTTFMTSPLLEWTYPKRLIKLDTVGEEVVREATAPIKPTYRIIVPVANPRTQKGLLQLAGAIAGTKLQPAIVYPLSLIELEEAYLFKTTPGEADRLITQQTQGLSELISTLEPPSIRTIMSPIVQVSSDVVRAIGEITRQNPTDLVLLGWHRPIFDQNRLGGRVGQILTQAKVDVAVFVDRRLNRVQRILVPYANSIHDDLGLELAIRLLVDDESRQLQILQVTLPGESASELSAEVESFWEELPINVRDRVQFPIIEATDPIKALIEASAGVDLTIAGTSRSWGIERQTLGRYTDRLAVECHSSLLITRRYSQVTSHMASVLASETAQKDLEQVTTHEEI